Proteins from a single region of Manis javanica isolate MJ-LG chromosome 5, MJ_LKY, whole genome shotgun sequence:
- the LOC140849695 gene encoding syntaphilin-like: MADSVLGSGDTVGIHQRGACARGPHTQQMREKSKNGQNASHCWFGAGEHVGHIAAGPGIDDLKTQLSRMQEDWIEEECHRVEAQLALKEACKEIKQLKQVMDTVKNNLIDKDKGLQKYFMDINIQNKKLETLLHSMEVAQNGTAKEDGAGESAGGSPARSLTRSSTYTKLSDPAVCGDHPPGDHPGASAEDRADSGFVATDDTLSQKDALEASSLLSLGVDYGPEEASLHGSFSLGPRFPASNTYEKLLCGMEAGVQASCMREHAIQTDSVQYQPDLDTIQEKVTKAQVCGTVLESGDRHPELDPHPPGPRDPNSAVVVRVGDELEAREPIVRGPTPLRPAATPNPSLSVSVACPGEEEEEAAAAEKEPKSYWSRHYIVDLLAVVVPAVPMVAWLCRSQRRQGQPIYNISSLLRGCCTVALHSIRRISCRSLSQQGRSDASSSTQL, translated from the exons ATGGCAGACTCTGTGCTAGGCTCTGGGGACACAGTGGGGATACACCAACGTGGTGCCTGTGCTCGGGGCCCTCACACGCAGCAAATGAGGGAGAAGAGCAAAAATGGTCAAA ATGCGAGCCATTGCTGGTTTGGAGCCGGGGAGCACGTTGGTCACATTGCAGCAGGGCCAGGGATCGATGACCTGAAGACGCAGCTGTCACGCATGCAGGAGGACTGGATTGAGGAGGAGTGCCACCGCGTGGAGGCCCAGCTGGCCTTGAAAGAGGCCTGCAAGGAGATCAAGCAGCTCAAGCAGGTCATGGACACCGTCAAGAACAACCTGATTGACAAGGACAAGGGGCTGCAGAAGTACTTCATGGACATCAACATTCAGAACAAGAAGCTGGAGACGCTGCTGCACAGCATGGAGGTGGCCCAGAACGGCACAGCCAAGGAGGACGGCGCCGGGGAGTCGGCTGGCGGGTCCCCCGCCCGCTCCCTCACTCGCAGCTCCACCTACACCAAGCTGAGTGACCCAGCTGTCTGCGGTGACCACCCCCCTGGCGACCACCCTGGTGCCTCTGCTGAGGACAGGGCTGACAGTGGCTTTGTGGCCACCGACGACACACTGAGCCAGAAGGATGCCCTGGAGGCCAGCAGCCTGCTGTCTTTGGGGGTGGACTATGGCCCCGAGGAGGCTTCACTGCACGGCTCCTTCAGCCTGGGCCCCCGCTTCCCTGCCAGCAACACCTATGAGAAGCTGCTGTGTGGCATGGAGGCTGGCGTGCAGGCCAGCTGCATGCGGGAGCATGCCATCCAGACAGACTCTGTGCAGTACCAGCCTGACCTGGACACAATCCAGGAGAAAGTGACCAAGGCCCAGGTCTGCGGGACAGTCCTCGAGTCAGGGGACAGGCATCCAGAGCTGGATCCCCACCCCCCAGGGCCCAGAGACCCCAACTCAGCAGTGGTGGTGAGGGTAGGTGATGAGCTAGAGGCACGGGAGCCCATCGTCCGAGGGCCGACCCCACTCCGGCCTGcggccacccccaaccccagcctgtcGGTGAGTGTGGCATGCccaggggaagaggaggaggaggcagccgcGGCCGAGAAGGAGCCCAAGAGCTACTGGAGCCGCCACTACATCGTGGATCTGCTGGCCGTGGTGGTGCCGGCTGTGCCCATGGTGGCCTGGCTCTGCCGCTCGCAGCGGCGCCAGGGCCAACCCATTTACAACATCAGCTCCCTGCTGCGGGGCTGCTGCACTGTGGCCTTGCACTCCATCCGCAGGATCAGCTGCCGCTCGCTGAGCCAGCAGGGCCGGAGCGACGCCAGCAGCAGCACCCAGCTCTGA